A stretch of Brassica rapa cultivar Chiifu-401-42 chromosome A08, CAAS_Brap_v3.01, whole genome shotgun sequence DNA encodes these proteins:
- the LOC103834233 gene encoding probable F-box protein At4g22060 — MDSLSPPCDVPRWSKLPSDLLHMVFERLGFSDFQRAKSVCPFWRSASIESAPNNQIPWMILFPEKGKDYCLFFNPEENNKTYRIQDLGVNFANSHCLAICGSWFFMRDPRYKLYIMNLFTRERIDLPSVESQVGMLLIERTTDDMFLVTSKEGIGYKYNQEDLRIDLPFFWIDQKTKDYFVTCYLEGRVTAYAENGDKFWKQADLKISGDVVYKEHKLYLYDYKRDVKVFDFSGDSPRKIVETQVNHDPLCTKGMSRRVYPELGDVWDIKDTHLVVTVKGEFLRVKSIVKSDGDVWSFRIYKMDSSQSEWEKITSLGDEAILLDQRTTLLANAVQGIKRNSIYFSGIHHDYVFHRVWSEKDILNYSLDTHKIERPPPSFFSNVQSSHARWFVPN, encoded by the coding sequence ATGGATTCTCTTTCTCCACCCTGCGATGTTCCAAGGTGGTCCAAGCTTCCTTCAGATCTCCTACACATGGTGTTTGAACGTCTAGGGTTTTCAGATTTTCAACGAGCTAAATCTGTTTGTCCATTTTGGCGATCAGCATCCATAGAGTCAGCACCAAACAATCAGATCCCCTGGATgattctatttccagaaaaagGTAAAGATTATTGTCTCTTTTTTAATCCAGAGGAAAACAATAAAACATATCGAATTCAAGATCTTGGCGTCAACTTTGCAAATAGCCATTGTTTGGCTATTTGTGGAAGTTGGTTCTTTATGCGGGATCCTCGATATAAGCTCTATATTATGAATTTATTCACCCGTGAGAGGATCGATCTGCCGTCAGTGGAGTCACAAGTTGGCATGTTATTGATCGAACGAACCACGGATGATATGTTCCTAGTAACATCTAAGGAAGGTATTGGTTACAAATATAATCAAGAAGACTTGCGGATTGACTTGCCTTTCTTTTGGATTGACCAGAAAACCaaagattattttgttactTGTTATCTTGAAGGCCGAGTTACGGCTTATGCTGAAAATGGAGATAAATTTTGGAAACAAGCGGACCTTAAGATCTCGGGTGACGTGGTATACAAAGAGCATAAGCTTTACTTGTATGATTATAAACGTGATGTCAAAGTCTTTGATTTTTCTGGAGATAGTCCACGAAAAATCGTTGAAACGCAAGTTAATCATGATCCACTTTGCACAAAGGGAATGTCACGTCGTGTTTACCCAGAGCTTGGTGATGTGTGGGATATCAAGGATACACATCTTGTAGTCACGGTAAAAGGAGAATTCCTGAGAGTAAAGAGCATAGTAAAGAGTGATGGTGATGTTTGGTCCTTCCGCATCTACAAGATGGATTCATCGCAAAGCGAGTGGGAGAAGATTACTTCTTTGGGGGACGAGGCAATACTTTTGGATCAACGTACCACCTTGCTTGCAAACGCTGTCCAAGGAATAAAAAGAAATTCTATATATTTCAGTGGTATTCATCATGACTATGTATTTCACCGTGTTTGGAGTGAAAAAGATATCTTGAACTATAGTCTCGACACACACAAGATTGAAAGACCACCTCCAAGTTTTTTTTCTAACGTTCAATCATCTCATGCTCGATGGTTTGTACCAAATTGA
- the LOC103834235 gene encoding probable pectate lyase 16, with protein sequence MTLLSNICLFVALFLCQSLVLAVNNGYYGYNPSVASYLPEKPQNIMNPVDSCWRHNSDWSANRKDLADCAVGFGSSALGGKKGNLYVVTNPNDNAANPKPGSLRYGVIQDKPLWITFAKDMVITLENELMVNSYKTIDGRGAKVEIAYGPCITIQQVTNVIVHGISIHDCKPAKYGMVRSSTTHVGHRKGSDGDAIAISGSSNIWIDHCYLASCTDGLIDVIHASTGITISNNYFTQHVKVMLLGHNDNFVQDVNMKVTVAFNHFGPGLVERMPRVRRGCAHVANNRYDKWIMYAIGGSADPTIFSEGNYFIASDKSNSKEVTKREVKGGWNNWRWRTSKDVFKNGAYFVPSGYGSVDLPYSSAQRFTVAPGNMVPSLTADAGPLNCNRNLTCY encoded by the exons ATGACTCTTCTCTCCAATATTTGTCTCTTCGTGGCACTATTCTTATGTCAGTCCTTGGTTCTAGCCGTTAACAACGGCTATTACGGGTATAACCCATCGGTCGCCAGCTACCTGCCGGAGAAACCTCAGAACATCATGAATCCAGTGGACTCGTGTTGGCGGCATAATTCTGACTGGTCCGCTAACCGCAAAGATTTAGCCGATTGCGCGGTAGGGTTCGGTTCATCTGCCTTGGGCGGCAAGAAAGGCAATTTATATGTTGTAACAAACCCTAACGACAATGCAGCTAATCCTAAACCGGGTTCGCTGCGATACGGTGTGATCCAAGACAAGCCGCTGTGGATCACTTTCGCTAAAGATATGGTCATAACCTTAGAGAATGAGCTCATGGTGAATAGCTACAAGACCATAGATGGGAGAGGGGCAAAAGTGGAAATTGCCTACGGACCGTGCATTACGATACAACAAGTGACGAACGTAATCGTGCATGGGATCAGCATCCACGACTGCAAACCGGCGAAGTATGGAATGGTGAGGAGTAGCACCACGCATGTCGGTCATCGAAAGGGATCGGACGGTGATGCGATCGCTATTTCCGGATCGTCTAATATTTGGATCGACCATTGTTATCTAGCGAGTTGTACGGATGGCCTGATCGATGTGATTCATGCTTCCACGGGAATCACCATTTCCAACAACTATTTTACTCAGCATGTTAAA GTGATGTTGCTCGGACACAACGATAACTTCGTGCAAGATGTGAACATGAAAGTGACCGTGGCATTCAATCATTTTGGACCAGGACTTGTGGAGAGAATGCCAAG GGTAAGACGAGGTTGCGCTCATGTGGCAAACAATAGATACGATAAATGGATAATGTATGCAATTGGTGGTAGCGCCGATCCAACCATTTTCAGTGAAGGAAACTATTTCATTGCTTCTGATAAATCTAACAGTAAAGAG GTGACAAAGAGAGAAGTGAAAGGAGGGTGGAACAATTGGAGATGGAGAACTTCAAAGGACGTTTTCAAGAACGGAGCTTACTTCGTACCTTCCGGTTACGGCAGCGTTGATTTGCCATACAGTTCCGCTCAGCGATTCACAGTGGCTCCAGGGAACATGGTTCCTTCTCTAACCGCAGACGCTGGCCCTCTAAACTGCAACCGCAATCTCACTTGTTATTAG
- the LOC103834236 gene encoding beta-glucosidase 3 isoform X1: MKGVLSLISIFLVLVLSGRCSDVYSRNDFPKGFSFGSATSAYQWEGAAGEDGKKPSVWDTFLHSRNLDNGDIACDGYHKYKEDVQLMVETGLEAFRFSISWSRLIPNGRGPVNPKGLQFYKNFIRELVTYGIEPHVTLFHYDHPQYLEDEYGGWINSRIIQDFTAYADVCFREFGNHVKFWTTINEANIFTIGGYNDGVTPPGRCSSSPGRNCSSGNSSTEPYIVGHNLLLAHASASRLYKQQYKEMQGGCVGFSIFTIGFTPSTSSKDDEIAVQRAKDLFFGWMLGPLIFGDYPDEMKRTVGSRLPVFSLEESEQVKGSSDFIGIIHYLAASVTSIKFKPFLSGHPDFYSDIGASMTYLGNFSAFEYAVAPWAMEGVLEYIKQSYGNPPVYILENGRPLKQDLQLQQKDTPRIDYLHAYIGAVLKSIRNGSDTRGYFVWSFMDLYELLRGYEFSFGLYSVNFSDPYRNRSPKLSAYWYTSFLKGNTTFLGSQATMRLQSNFSSSVSS; the protein is encoded by the exons ATGAAAGGGGTTTTGTCACTGATTAGCATTTTTCTGGTTCTCGTTTTGTCTGGGAGATGCAGTGATGTATACAGCAGGAATGATTTCCCCAAGGGTTTCTCTTTCGGCTCCGCCACTTCTGCTTATCAG TGGGAAGGAGCTGCCGGTGAAGATGGCAAAAAGCCTAGCGTCTGGGATACTTTCCTTCACTCTC GTAACTTGGATAATGGAGACATAGCATGTGATGGGTATCACAAGTACAAG GAAGATGTGCAACTGATGGTGGAAACTGGCTTAGAAGCCTTCAGATTCTCAATCTCTTGGTCTAGGCTTATACCGA ATGGAAGAGGTCCTGTTAACCCAAAGGGTCTTCAGTTCTACAAGAACTTCATCCGAGAACTTGTAACatatg GAATTGAACCACATGTTACATTGTTCCATTACGATCATCCTCAGTATCTTGAGGATGAATATGGAGGATGGATCAATAGCAGAATCAT CCAAGACTTTACTGCTTATGCAGATGTTTGCTTCAGAGAGTTTGGGAATCACGTCAAATTCTGGACCACTATAAACGAGGCTAATATATTCACTATTGGAGGCTACAATGATGGTGTTACACCGCCTGGTCGTTGCTCCTCATCACCGGGAAGAAACTGCTCATCAGGGAACTCTTCCACTGAACCATATATCGTAGGTCATAACTTGCTTCTTGCACACGCCTCTGCTTCAAGACTATATAAGCAACAGTATAAG GAGATGCAAGGAGGTTGCGTAGGGTTTAGCATATTTACAATAGGGTTTACTCCTTCTACAAGCTCCAAGGATGATGAGATTGCAGTTCAAAGAGCCAAAGATTTATTCTTCGGCTG GATGCTTGGGCCTCTTATATTTGGAGACTATCCTGATGAAATGAAAAGAACCGTTGGATCAAGACTACCAGTTTTCTCTTTGGAAGAATCAGAACAAGTTAAAGGCTCATCTGACTTCATAGGAATAATTCACTACCTTGCGGCTTCTGTCACAAGCATTAAGTTCAAACCTTTTCTTTCAGGACATCCGGATTTTTACTCAGACATTGGCGCATCTATGACTT ACCTTGGGAATTTTTCGGCTTTTGAG TATGCTGTTGCTCCATGGGCTATGGAAGGTGTCTTGGAGTATATAAAGCAGAGCTATGGCAATCCTCCTGTCTACATTCTTGAAAATg GTAGACCGCTGAAGCAAGATTTGCAGTTGCAACAGAAGGATACACCAAGAATTGACTACTTACATGCTTACATTGGTGCTGTGCTTAAATCCATTAG GAATGGATCAGACACGAGAGGCTACTTTGTATGGTCATTTATGGATTTATACGAGTTACTGAGAGGATACGAGTTTAGTTTTGGACTATACTCTGTCAATTTCAGCGACCCTTATCGCAATAGATCTCCTAAACTCTCTGCTTACTGGTACACGTCTTTTCTCAAGGGAAACACCACTTTTCTTGGTTCTCAAGCTACCATGCGATTGCAGAGTAACTTTTCTTCTTCAGTTTCGTCGTAG
- the LOC103834236 gene encoding beta-glucosidase 3 isoform X2 — protein MVETGLEAFRFSISWSRLIPNGRGPVNPKGLQFYKNFIRELVTYGIEPHVTLFHYDHPQYLEDEYGGWINSRIIQDFTAYADVCFREFGNHVKFWTTINEANIFTIGGYNDGVTPPGRCSSSPGRNCSSGNSSTEPYIVGHNLLLAHASASRLYKQQYKEMQGGCVGFSIFTIGFTPSTSSKDDEIAVQRAKDLFFGWMLGPLIFGDYPDEMKRTVGSRLPVFSLEESEQVKGSSDFIGIIHYLAASVTSIKFKPFLSGHPDFYSDIGASMTYLGNFSAFEYAVAPWAMEGVLEYIKQSYGNPPVYILENGRPLKQDLQLQQKDTPRIDYLHAYIGAVLKSIRNGSDTRGYFVWSFMDLYELLRGYEFSFGLYSVNFSDPYRNRSPKLSAYWYTSFLKGNTTFLGSQATMRLQSNFSSSVSS, from the exons ATGGTGGAAACTGGCTTAGAAGCCTTCAGATTCTCAATCTCTTGGTCTAGGCTTATACCGA ATGGAAGAGGTCCTGTTAACCCAAAGGGTCTTCAGTTCTACAAGAACTTCATCCGAGAACTTGTAACatatg GAATTGAACCACATGTTACATTGTTCCATTACGATCATCCTCAGTATCTTGAGGATGAATATGGAGGATGGATCAATAGCAGAATCAT CCAAGACTTTACTGCTTATGCAGATGTTTGCTTCAGAGAGTTTGGGAATCACGTCAAATTCTGGACCACTATAAACGAGGCTAATATATTCACTATTGGAGGCTACAATGATGGTGTTACACCGCCTGGTCGTTGCTCCTCATCACCGGGAAGAAACTGCTCATCAGGGAACTCTTCCACTGAACCATATATCGTAGGTCATAACTTGCTTCTTGCACACGCCTCTGCTTCAAGACTATATAAGCAACAGTATAAG GAGATGCAAGGAGGTTGCGTAGGGTTTAGCATATTTACAATAGGGTTTACTCCTTCTACAAGCTCCAAGGATGATGAGATTGCAGTTCAAAGAGCCAAAGATTTATTCTTCGGCTG GATGCTTGGGCCTCTTATATTTGGAGACTATCCTGATGAAATGAAAAGAACCGTTGGATCAAGACTACCAGTTTTCTCTTTGGAAGAATCAGAACAAGTTAAAGGCTCATCTGACTTCATAGGAATAATTCACTACCTTGCGGCTTCTGTCACAAGCATTAAGTTCAAACCTTTTCTTTCAGGACATCCGGATTTTTACTCAGACATTGGCGCATCTATGACTT ACCTTGGGAATTTTTCGGCTTTTGAG TATGCTGTTGCTCCATGGGCTATGGAAGGTGTCTTGGAGTATATAAAGCAGAGCTATGGCAATCCTCCTGTCTACATTCTTGAAAATg GTAGACCGCTGAAGCAAGATTTGCAGTTGCAACAGAAGGATACACCAAGAATTGACTACTTACATGCTTACATTGGTGCTGTGCTTAAATCCATTAG GAATGGATCAGACACGAGAGGCTACTTTGTATGGTCATTTATGGATTTATACGAGTTACTGAGAGGATACGAGTTTAGTTTTGGACTATACTCTGTCAATTTCAGCGACCCTTATCGCAATAGATCTCCTAAACTCTCTGCTTACTGGTACACGTCTTTTCTCAAGGGAAACACCACTTTTCTTGGTTCTCAAGCTACCATGCGATTGCAGAGTAACTTTTCTTCTTCAGTTTCGTCGTAG
- the LOC103834237 gene encoding calcium permeable stress-gated cation channel 1: protein MATLQDIGVSAGINILSAFIFFIIFAILRLQPFNDRVYFSKWYLKGLRSSPTRGGAFVQRFVNLDFRAYLKFLNWMPQALKMPEPELIDHAGLDSVVYLRIYWLGLKIFAPIAVLAWAVLVPVNWTNDTLELANQLRNVTSSDIDKLSVSNIPDYSMRFWTHIVMAYAFTIWTCYVLMKEYETIANMRLQFLASEARRPDQFTVLVRNVPPDADETVSELVEHFFLVNHPDHYLTHQVVCNANKLADLVEKKKKLQNWLDYYQLKYARNNTQRIMVKLGFLGLWGQRVDAIDHYIAEIDKTSKEIAKEREEVVNDPKSIMPAAFVSFKTRWAAAVCAQTQQTRNPTQWLTEWAPEPRDVYWPNLAIPYVALTVRRLLMHVAFFFLTFFFIVPIAFVQSLATIEGIVKVAPFLKVIVEDDFMKSVIQGFLPGIALKLFLIFLPSILMIMAKFEGFTSISSLERRSAFRYYIFNFVNVFLASVITGAAFEQLSAFLNQSPNQIPKTIGVAIPMKATFFITYIMVDGWAGVAGEILMLKPLIMFHLKNTFLVKTEKDREEAMDPGSIGFNTGEPRIQLYFLLGLVYAPVTPMLLPFILIFFALAYIVYRHQIINVYNQEYESAAAFWPDVHGRVIAALIISQVLLMGLLGTKHAALAAPFLIALPVLTIGFHRFCKGRYEPAFVRYPLQEAKMKDTLESAREPNLNLKGYLQSAYVHPVFKGGEDDDDDEYGDDKLGKFEDEAIIVPTKRQSRRNTPAPSRISGESSPSLPFSGKEV, encoded by the exons ATGGCTACACTTCAGGACATTGGTGTATCAGCTGGGATAAACATCCTCAGtgcattcattttcttcataaTCTTTGCAATTCTGAGGCTCCAGCCCTTTAACGACAGAGTTTACTTCTCCAAATGGTACCTCAAGGGGTTAAGAAGCAGCCCTACTCGTGGTGGCGCCTTTGTGCAGCGCTTTGTCAACCTTGACTTCAGGGCTTACTTGAAGTTCTTGAACTGGATGCCTCAGGCTCTCAAGATGCCTGAGCCTGAGCTCATCGATCATGCCGGTTTGGATTCTGTTGTGTATCTCAGGATTTACTGGCTGGG GCTTAAGATCTTTGCTCCAATAGCAGTGCTTGCCTGGGCAGTTCTTGTGCCGGTGAACTGGACAAACGACACATTGGAGTTGGCTAACCAGCTGAGGAATGTAACTTCGAGTGATATCGATAAACTATCTGTCTCAAATATCCCAGATTATTCAATGAG gTTTTGGACGCATATAGTGATGGCATATGCATTTACAATCTGGACTTGTTATGTGCTGATGAAAGAATATGAGACAATTGCTAACATGAGGCTCCAGTTTCTTGCATCAGAAGCTCGCCGACCTGACCAGTTCACT GTTCTTGTAAGAAATGTACCTCCAGACGCAGATGAAACTGTTAGTGAACTGGTGGAGCATTTCTTCCTGGTCAATCACCCTGATCATTACTTAACACATCAG GTTGTATGCAATGCAAACAAGCTCGCTGATTTGgtggaaaagaagaagaagctgcagAACTGGCTTGATTATTACCAGCTCAAATACGCTAGAAACAACACTCAGAGAATCATGGTGAAG CTTGGCTTCCTTGGTCTCTGGGGACAAAGAGTGGATGCAATAGACCACTACATAGCTGAAatagacaaaacatcaaaagAGATTGctaaagaaagagaagaagtggtGAATGATCCCAAGTCCATAATGCCAGCAGCTTTTGTCTCCTTCAAAACTCGTTGGGCTGCTGCCGTCTGCGCTCAAACCCAACAGACCCGGAACCCGACCCAATGGCTAACCGAATGGGCTCCAGAGCCTCGTGATGTCTATTGGCCCAATCTCGCTATACCATACGTCGCTCTCACCGTGAGAAGGCTGTTAATGCACGTTGCCTTCTTCTTCCtaaccttcttcttcatcgtaCCAATAGCCTTTGTTCAGTCCCTCGCTACCATCGAAGGGATTGTGAAAGTTGCACCCTTCTTGAAAGTCATCGTTGAGGA TGATTTCATGAAGTCAGTGATACAAGGTTTTCTCCCTGGTATAGCATTGAAGCTCTTCCTCATCTTTCTACCGTCCATCCTCATGATCATGGCCAAGTTCGAAGGCTTTACATCCATCTCATCCTTAGAGAGACGCTCAGCGTTTCGTTACTACATCTTCAACTTCGTGAACGTCTTTCTCGCTAGCGTTATCACGGGAGCTGCCTTTGAGCAGCTCAGCGCTTTCCTCAACCAGTCCCCTAACCAAATCCCCAAGACCATAGGTGTTGCCATACCGATGAAGGCCACGTTCTTCATCACTTACATAATGGTCGACGGTTGGGCAGGAGTAGCCGGAGAGATTCTGATGCTGAAGCCTCTGATTATGTTCCATCTCAAGAACACGTTCTTGGTCAAGACTGAGAAGGACAGAGAGGAGGCGATGGATCCAGGAAGCATCGGTTTTAATACCGGTGAGCCGAGGATACAGCTTTACTTCCTTCTCGGCCTTGTCTACGCTCCTGTGACGCCGATGCTTCTTCCTTTCATCTTGATCTTCTTTGCACTTGCTTACATTGTGTATCGTCATCAA ATCATAAACGTATACAATCAAGAATACGAGAGCGCTGCGGCGTTTTGGCCAGACGTTCATGGACGAGTCATAGCGGCATTGATCATATCTCAGGTGCTTCTCATGGGTCTATTGGGGACAAAACACGCTGCGTTAGCTGCGCCGTTTCTCATCGCTTTGCCTGTGCTCACCATCGGTTTCCACCGCTTCTGCAAAGGCCGTTACGAGCCGGCGTTCGTCAGGTACCCTTTGCaggaagctaagatgaaagatACGTTGGAAAGCGCGAGGGAGccgaacctgaacctgaaaGGGTACTTGCAGAGTGCTTACGTTCATCCGGTTTTCAAAGGaggtgaagatgatgatgatgatgagtatGGTGATGATAAGCTAGGGAAGTTTGAGGACGAAGCCATCATCGTTCCAACCAAACGTCAGTCGCGGAGGAATACTCCGGCTCCTAGCAGAATCAGTGGAGAGTCTTCACCGTCTTTGCCCTTTAGTGGTAAAGAAGTCTAG